The window TTAAAAAGGTGGAATCTATCCTATCGCAGGGTGCCGAAGTGATCGGATACAAGCCAGAACGGTTGATCAGCCTTACCGGTGGTGAAAAGGCCCAACGTGAATTCACAGAACTTGCAGACAAGATTTGGGGAAACGGCTCACCGGAGAAGGGCAGCAGGAAATACAAGAAGGGGATGGTTTCGTGGGGTGTTACTGCCAGGGATTATTTGCTGGCCAAGGGCATCACTCCAGACCTGGAGATCCCGAATATCGAAGATTTCGACTATATACATTATACAATTGGAGATATCGATCTCTACTTTATCAGTAACCAGACAGATCAGGCCAGAGATATGGCCTGCACATTCCGCATCGAAGGACGTCAACCGGAGATCTGGAACGCTTTAGACGGAGAGATCCGTGACGCAAGAGCATTTACTCAGCAAAACGGACGGACAACAGTTCCACTTTCGTTTGACCCCTACGGATCCATCATGATAATGTTCAACAAGAAGATCGGGAAGAATATCCAGGGAGAAGAAAAGACAAACTACCCGGCTCTCACTTTGGCCCAAGTGGTAGATGGCAGCTGGGATGTCTACTTTGATCCCCAATATGGTGGACCCGGTATGGTCACTTTCGATGAACTGACCGACTGGACCACCTCCGGGATCGAGGGGATTAAGTTTTACTCGGGAGCTGCAACCTACTACAAGGAGTTCAATTTCAGCCCTGAGAAACAAACCTCCTATTTCCTCCAATTGGAGAATGTAAAAGATGTGGGAATTGCCAGGATCAAGATAAACGGGACAGACAAGGGAGTAGTATGGACCAAACCATTCAGTATCAATGTAACCGACGAGTTGAAAGAGGGCAAAAACAGCCTGGAGATAACCGTACTCAACTCCTGGTATAATCGCGTGGCAGGTGATGAGATGAATCCACGTGATGATCAGATTACCCGAACCAATATTATTTTGAAGAACGACTTTAGAGGGCGTCCACGCACTGAAATTCCTTTGGAACCATCCGGGTTGCTTGGTCCCGTTTCAATCAAAAAGGCGCAATGAGAAATCAACCCTTTTGCACCTGGAGGAAAGATGGCTCCGGAGAAGTCCCCAGGTAAAAAGCAGGGAGATAACTTGTATAGAGAGAAGCGCAAGTAGCAGGATTTATCTCTCATGCTCTTGCGCTTCTTTTATTTGACGACCATGTCGGTAGATCCATTGATATTCAACCGGTCGAAGTTGCATCGACTCCCCAAAAACCGCAGACAGGAGAACTGTCTCCCCTTTCAAACCAGAAAACGGATAGTTGATTAACCATTGTTCAATCTTTTATATCTAATTTTATGCCATGAATTGCACATTTAATAGCGCCACAAGATACGAGGTTTTTGAATGAATAGTAAAATGATCATGAGAACAGGCAGTGAAGCTTTCCTATACAACAACGAGATTGCAAACGAGATATTAGGCAATATCTAAATATTTGGCAACCTTTATTTGCCCGATCCGGGGCGGCATGCAGTACCACATTGCTTTCCGATAGAAATACTTGTAAGTGGCATGGCAAAATTCCGTGTAAGTTCTCTTTCAAGATACGAAAGTGAGCTATTCACTTTCCGATGCAAAATGTATTATAATATGATTATCTGTTTATTATAAATATGCGGTACAAATATCAATACTTCGGTAAATATTCAATTAACCAATTAAAATTCAATGATTTACATAACATAGTTTAACATAAAAAAGATGGTTAAGTAGCTGATTATCAGTATCTTTATAGCTGATCAAAACCTAATAAAGATGGATAGAACCAGCATACTTAACCAATATAGAGGTATCTGTAGTGATGTTCTTGGTGAACTAACTACGAAGTTAAACAAAAGTTTCAAATCATTCCTTATGGAGACGCTTATTTTGTATCTGGTCATTCCCGGCAGGATTAATTTCCTACAATTGGGGAGATATGGCAAGTCGTGTGAACAGCGATTTCGCCAGAACTTCTCGAAGGATTTTGATTGGCTGGAGTTTAACTTGTCTTTGTCTGATAGGGTATTAACCGGAGATCGCAAGGCAATTGCCATTGATCCCAGTTATATATCCAAATCAGGAAAGAATACCCCTTGGATTGGTTACTTCTGGTCGGGTGCAGCCGGTCAGGCGAAAAGAGGATTGGAAATCCTGGGAGTGGGCCTTATAGACGTCGACAACAAGGATTGCATCAGTCTACAGGCCGTTCAGACTCCGGACCGTCAAACCCTGGAGAGTCGTGATGCCAACCTGATTGACTGGTACCTGCTGGTCATTAAATCGATGCGGGAGAAACTCCATCGGGCAAGCCGTCACGTGGTTGCCGATGCCTACTTCGCAAAGAACAACTTCGTTACGGGTCTGCAAGAGATGAAGTTTGATCTGGTCAGCCGCTTCAGGGATGACGCCGCACTTTATTATCCAACACTGCAGAAACCGACAGGCAAGAAAGGCAGGCCTAAACTCTACGACGGAAAGATTGACATGGCCAACCTGGATACAACCAGAGTGCAAAAGATCAATATTGATAACGGTGATCTCTACACCTTGATAGCCTATTCCAAATCATTTAAACAGATGGTCAGGCTTGTCATCTGGTATTCCAAGGATGGGAAAAATCCCAAACTGTTCTTCTCTACCAATCCTGAGATGAGTGGAAAAGATGTTATAGAATTTTACCGCACCCGTTTTCAGATCGAGTTTTGCTTCAGGGATGCCAAAGGCTTCACAGGACTGATGCAATCGCAGGCAAGGGACGTAGCAAAGCTATCGTTCAACTTTAATGCATCTCTTACCTCGGTCAACCTGGCAAAGGTGCTGGCAAGGGAAAGAGGTATTCCTTTTTCGATGGCATCATGTAAAACGATGATACACAATGCCTACTTGCTTGAACGATTTATTTGCGTGTCCGGCATTAAACCGAACAGAAGATTAAATGATAAACTTGTCAAGGAACTCATTGAGTTTGCAGCAAGTGCTGCTTGACTCCAAACTATATTTTTAACGAACTATTGCAGTAATCTATTCCCAACGAAATACATTCTTTTGTGGCATTCATAAATTCAAAGTTCCCACCAACACCAGCGAATTTAATCTCTTTCTGGTTGTATTTATGAAGAATCGCTTTTAGTTCGTCATCAAGGGTTGTTGTTATCGATTTTGGACCTGAAATGACAGCTATTGATCCAAATCTATCTTTCCCACAATATCCAGACTCGTCACTAAATATTTGGAAATTTTCTTTATCCATGGCTTCCAAGATTCATTTCACCAAACTCATCAACTGCTTGTAGTTTTCCACCACGTCGAATTTCACCTTATCACTGCTGATCGCCTGAAAGTGTTTCCGGGCGCAGGATATTTTTGCTGACTCCACTTCCCTGAGCTCCATGGTGGAGATATCGCCTTTGGTCTCTGCCACGAAATAGACATGCTTCACCGCTCCTTCATTGAATGCGATGGCCCAGTCGGGATTGTATTTCCCCACCGGAGTACTGATATAAAATCCCTTGGGAAGCTTTACATAAACGCTCACCTCACTGCTAATATCCAGTTGTTCGGCAAATGGTTTTTCCACAGAGGGAGAGTCGAAGATCACGTAATCGTACAAGTGTTTATTTGCCGCTATTGCGTTCACCCCGAGCTTGCCTTTCAGGGTTGGTTCCGTGAAGATCTCTGTGCCAAAACTGTCGTTCAGCTTGTTGTAAGCAATATGTTGAATGATCACCGTAGCTTTCTCCTCATTGATCAAGTTGGAGCATTTGAGAATAAACTCCTCGGGATTGAGCACGAACTGGTCGAACACCGGTTTCTCGATGCCGGTCAGGATTTTTACCACCGTATTGCGGGTCAGTCCCGTTTCAGCCACCACCTTGCCCACCAGGTCATACTTCACGTTGCCGTTCACTGCAGAGTGCACATCGATGTGTTTCGACGATTGCTGCTTGAAGCCCTCTCCTACTTCTAACGATTCTTTTGACTCAATCTTTTCCAAAGCTCCCGAGGTGACGGTGAAAAAGATCCTCGACACGTGTAAATGGTTGTTCAGTCGCTGAATCGCTTTGCGTACCAACTCCTCCGTCTCGAAGTCCACCACATAGGCCGTCTTCGTGTTGATGTTCGCCCACAGTTTTTTAAACTCCTCCCGGTTGAACTTCTGTTCATCGAAACGGAGTTCCACGTTGTTGTCCCGTGCATTCTCGGGAGCAAGCATCTTCGGGTTGTAGACCGAATCGAGGATATGCATCACCGACTCCTTGCTGGCTTCCACCTCCTCCGGCAGTTGGAAGCTGCCGTTCTCCTTGTCCTCGTAGTACTTATCGGTCAGGGTCCCCGCCTTCACATAACCATAGCCCGCCAGGCTCTCGTAGAGTACCAGGGCCGCCTCCTCGCTTACCGGATAGGGATTACCCTGTTTATCTGAGAGCACCTTATCCTTGAACAACGCGGGAGAAACTTTCTGTGGCCGGTCGGCAATCACCTCGGCAATCTCGGTCTGTAGTGCTTTCGCAAACCGGTCGTAGCTCTCGCTCGCGATCACCGTCAGCTGGTTGATGTGATGCACCTCGCTTCCCAGAAAATTGGTATCCATGCGCTCCCCCTCCTGGTTCACACACAGGCGGAGTCCCCGTCCCACTTCCTGCCGTTTGCGGGTTTCCGCATCGCTCTGTTTCAGCGTGCAGATCTGGAACACGTTCGGATTGTCCCATCCTTCGCGCAACGCAGAGTGAGAAAAGATAAAGCGTACCGGTTCACTGAAAGAGAGCAGCCGCTCCTTATCCTTCATGATCAGGTCGTAGGCATCGGTGTCCACACTCTCCCGGGTGCTTCTTTCCACTTTTCCGTCCACGAACTGATTCTTCCTTTTGTCGATGGAGAAATATCCCGCATGTGTTTTGTCTGCCGTGATCGATTGCAGGTAACTGATATAGGCATCTTCGCCAATTTTCAGTTGCAGGCTGTTCACCACATCGTCGTACTCCTCCTCGAACATATCCGCATAGGAACCGTTAAACGCATTGCCGGAAGCATCGTACTGCTTGTATTTGGCCACTTCGTCGATAAAAAAGAGGCTCAGCACCTTAATACCCCTGAAGTAAAGCATTCGTTCACGTTCGATATGCGACAGGATGGTCTCCCGGATCTGGATCCGGCGAAGCTGCTGCTCGTTCACCGCCCCTTTCACATCGCCGGCAAATAGCTTGATACCATTCTGAAATGTGATGGAGTTGTCCCGTCCGTCGATATTTGTCACGGTGAATCCATCCCGGTACTGTTCAAGTAATCCCGACCGGTCGTACAGGTTGTGTCCGATCTCGACTTTCCGGACTACTGCTTTCACCCCGGCGGACTGCTTCACCTCGAATCCCAGGTTTGCGGTGGGACTCTTCTCCTTGAAGAGATTGATCCCCTCCAGGTAGAGATATCCTTCCGTCGCGGTAGTACCGGTCTGGGCAATCCCTTTCACCGCGATCTTCTTCACCAGCTTCTTGTTGTAGGCCTCCATGGCATCCAGCCGATAGATCAGGTTATAGAGGCTATCCTTCTTGTGGGTGGCCGAATAACGCAATGTGAACAACGGGTTGAAACCCTTCAGGTTCTCTTTGGTCTGTTTTCCCTCCACCGATTGCGGTTCGTCGATGATCAGGATGGGATTGGTTTTGGCAATCACATCAATCGGCCTGCGGCTGCGGAAGCTATCCAGTTTCATGTAGATACGCCTGGCATCCTTTCCCCGGGCGTTGAACGCCTGGGCATTGATGATCATCACGTTGAGCGAGTTGTCGCTGGCAAAACGGTCGATCTCGGTCAGTTGGGACGAGTTATAGATAAAGAACCGGATCTTTTTTCCGTAGTCCTCGGTGAAGTGTTCCTGCGTGATCTGGAACGACTTATATACCCCCTCGCGGATGGCAATGCTTGGCACCACGATGATGAACTTGCTCCAGCCATACCGCTTGTTAAGCTCGTACATCGTCTTGATGTAGGTATAGGTCTTTCCCGTACCCGTCTCCATCTCGATGGTCAGGTTGTATCGTCCTTCCAGCGCCGACGATGGCGGGATCTGGTGCATCCGTTGAATCTTCCGGATGTTCTCCAGAATCATCTCGTCCGTCAGTTGCGGAACGATCTTATGGTTCTTGAATCCGGTAAAATCGTATATCTCGCCCTGCCCTTTAGAATCTCCCCTGTCGATCAGGTAATTGATTTCCGACAAATAGGGCTGCCCGGCAAACACATCGCATACCGCCTTGGCAGCCTCCTCCTGGAACTTCTGGTGTTTAAATTTCAGTTTCATCGCTTCTAATCTCTTTGTGTCTTTGTGTTTTAATGTCTCAACTATTCGGGAATTCCGAATAGTTGAATTAAATCACCTTAATGGTTGTTTCAGGAGAAAGTGTCTTGAATATCTCAGTCACGTTGATCTTGTCCGGACTGTTACGGAACGAGCTGTCGCGGAACACCACCCGCAACGGTTTCCGTCTGGCAATCTCCCGGATCACCTCTTCCGGCACATGCTCTTCAAAGCAGGCCACCAGATCGGTATCATTCACAAAGTGCACATCCTTCCCACCAATCTTTTCGGTGATGTGGGGCAATGAGAGCGGCACACCCCAGTCGAGCAGTACTCCATACAGCAAGTCAATATCGGTGCGGTCATCCTTGATGTTGCTTTCCAGGTCCAGAAGCATCTGCTGGTTGTATTGCGATGGACTGTAATAGACATCCTTCATATTAGTGCTGTCCACTTTCAGTACCCGGAAACCGGTGTCAACCATTTTTACTTCTTTATCACCTTCAAATAAATCACCTTTGGTTGATTTTGCCTTAAGTTCTTCTTCAATTTTCTTTCCTGCCCTGCGGATACGCTCTTTCCCGATCTCGCAGATGTTCTTGTACCCCGCCTTGTAAGCCTCTGATTTGGGATCGGTCTCTTCTGGCAGCTGCACCATGATGAACTTACGGTTACCCCCATCTTCCGCATTGAGTTGCATTACCGCGTGGGCGGTTGTTGCCGAACCGGAGAAGAAATCGAGAATAATGTCATCTTTTTGTGAAGAAAACCTTAATAATCTATCAATTAAGCTTATTGGTTTGGGGTTAGAGAAAAAAGTAGTTGTTCCAAAAATTTCTTTTGCTTCTAACGAAGCATGGGTATTCAAAATACCCTAGATAATATTTTTGTATGGTGAACTCCTTTTGATAGGTTTACCTTCGTTATCTACGTTTAAATATATTTTATAATATACACTCCAACCACTTTTTTTTGAAGTTGAAGCTTGGATCTCAATAAATCCATTTTTCAAACCCCATTCTACTTTATCTTTACTCCATTTCCATCTCCAACCATCATTGAATTTATAAATTCTTCCATTTGGAAAAGTAGATTTACCATCAGAAGTTGATATTTCATAATCAAGACTTTCATGATATCCGAGAGTACCTCTATCTAAATTATCATAATAGTATGGACCTCTTTCTTCAAAAAATTCATCTCTGAATTTGTATCTTTTTTCATCGTGAGCCTCTTCATTCTGATTGAAAACTGAATTGCTTATGTTTTTAGCAAATACTAATAAATATTCTGTTATAGTTGCAATAAGATTAGCATCAGATGAACCTGTTTTTTTTTGCCAAATTATTGATGCAATCATATTCTCCTCCCCAAACACTTCATCACATATCTTTCGAAGATTGTGTACTTCATTGTCATCAATCGATATAAAAATTACCCCATCATCTGTCAACAGGTTGCGGGCTAATTGCAGACGTGGGTACATCATGCTGCACCAATCGGAATGATAGCGGCCGTTGGTTTCAGTATTTTTAAACAGCCGGTTTTCTTCCTCATCGAACAGACCCAACTCTTCCTCGTAATCCTCCTTCGAGACCTTGAAATTGTCGCGGTATATAAAATCGTTCCCGGTATTGTAGGGGGGATCGATGTAGATCATCTTCACCTTGTTCAGGTAGGAGTTTTGGAGGAGCTTTAGCACATCGAGGTTGTCGCCTTCAATATAGAGATTCTCGGTAGTGTCCCAGTTCTTGCTCTCCTCTTTACAAGGTCGAAGTGTCTTACGAATGGGACGGTTTCCTTCAATGATGGATTGCTTCTTCCCCACCCAGGTGAATTCGTAGCATTCATCCCCATCGACCACCTCATCGGATAACAGCTGCTTTAATTGGTCGAAGTTCACGGCTCGTTTCAGTTTGCCGTCGGCATCTTTGGTTTCGGTAATGGCACTCGGGAAAAGAGCGGCTATCTTGTCGATATTTTTCTCCGTGAAGTTCACTGTTTCCTGTGTTAATTTTTCCATTGCAGATGATTTGTATCTCTATTGTATTAATTGCTTGATTGATTTTCTTACACCCTTACCAGACGCATCAGGGGTTCGAATGAATAAAGGGCTGCCCTTCTGCCAGACGGTTCTTCTTTCTGAACCAGGTATCCTGCATCCAGTAATCTTTTGATGATGTTACCTGCTGTAGCAGTGGGAATTCCTGTATTCCTGATGAATTTATTGTTACGGAAAACCGGATTGGTGAAAATAAAATCCAAAATCTCCGTGTTCCATTTTGAAGCCAGCAGTTTGACAAACTCCGACTTCATCTCCTCATAGAGGTTGTATATCTCTTCCGAGATATCCAGGTTGGATATTGCCTGAGCTTTTACTGCTTCCAGAAAAAAACGGATCCACTCGTTCCAGTCTCCTGTCTTGGATACGTTTCTCATGGCTTTAATATAAAGTTCTTTGTTCTGATCAAAATAATCACTGATGTAAAAGTAGGGTTGCGACAACATCTTTTCCATCCACAGATGCAACGTGATCAACATCCTTCCTATCTGTCCGTTTCCATCCTGAAACGGATGCAGGGCTTCAAACTCGAGATGGATGATGGCCGTTTTCACTAGGGACGGGAGTGAGCTGTCCGATATAAAGTGCATCAGTTTATCCAATCCTTCCTGCAAATGTTCGGGACTGATGGGAACATATTCAACGTTCCTACGTGTTTTATCAGCAAGGAAATTCTGCGATGTTTTGAATTCCCCAGGCGATTTGCTGGCACCCCTACCGGCATAAAGCATTTGCTGGTGGAGTTGTTTGATAAAGTTCACATTGAATTGGTACCTGGAATCCAGAACCTGTTGCGCGTTCTTCAATGCACGTTGATAAAGGACTATCTCAATCACATCCGATTTTGCCTGTACCGAAGCGGTTCCGTCATCATCTGCCTCATACTGCATGATCTCATCCATTGTGCTGATGGTCCCTTCGATTCGCGAGGAGAGCAGAGCTTCTCTGTTACGCATCGGAGCCAGTAGAATCTCATTGTTATGCATATTTTTCAGCATCTGGTCGTAACGTGCCAGTACATCGGTGGCACTTAACAGTTCACTGATAAAGAGGGAGTAATCAATCTCCTTCGGCGGAAATGCTCCATAATGATATTTGACGGAATCTTCTGTATTGTATTGCATAACAAAGAAAATTTGCAGTTTGACAACAAAAATAGCGTTAATTATGTAACGTACGCAATTTCTTTACAAATATTACTGTTAAATTGTTGTCTAAATGTCTTGTCTCCGAAACATGTACTCAAACTTATTTGAATTATCCCAATAAGACTATACGAATTGTTTTAAAAACTTCAGTGCATGTTCTCTGTCAAGAATTTCATGTATTTTTTGGTTTTCATAGCTACGTAAACAACGATAGCAGGAAGGAGAACATTTACAAGTATCCAGTAAATTTATTGCTCTCTTTATTACTGCTTTTAATATTTCTCCATCTTCTGTTACAAGACGTCTTGAATGTCCTGCACCACCCGGAACAGCATCGTATATTATAATCTTATGTTCCATTTTCCCATTTGTTTTCTTATAAGTTAAGCATGCCTTAATATCTCGTCTTTCAATGCTGAACTCATGCGCAAAAGAATTAAGTAGAGCATGCATTACCGACAACATTGTTGAATAGTCTGAAGTATCACATTCAAAGGATATTTTTGCCACATCTGTTTTAAATTCATGATGCAAGCTATATCTTATGAGTGAAGTATTACTACATTTGCCTTTTCCAAAAGGATTATTATGACTCTTATTATTCTTTTCTATTCGAGCAACACCTGGTCTGTAGTCTTCATATTCTGATAATTTACTTGCTTCGTCGCTTGCGATTGAATATCCACATTTTGGGCATACGTAAAAAAAGTCAGTAGACTTAACCACGAGAGAATCGTTCGCAGTGGATTCAACCTCTAATTTGATATTTTCAAATTCATATTCATATTTACTTTCCATTTAAAATCCCAATAAAATTGGACAATTCATTTTAATTAACTTTTAAATTTTATCTTTGCATCAGGGTGTTAAGAGGAAACAGGCTCTGCCGGGGGGCAACCTGTCAGCAATAAGCACCCTGACGGTATGCAGTAATGCTACTTTAGGAGGTGGATATTCTGCCTCCTTTTTCAGTATTACTGACACTGTCCATATGGCTAAGAAAACCCGATCCTACATCCTACGGTAAACAATCTTTCCACAGCAGACTACCCGGCCTTGCGGCGGGAGCTGCAAATTCCTGTATCAGTTTACGATAGGCGGGGGTCACATACTAATTTAAGCAGACTTCAAAGCTGCAATAATATGACAGTGTTTCCCCCGTGGAAAAATTGCTTACACTGTAGGATTGTATGTTAATTGACAACGCACGGCACATATTCCTGTCCATGTTTGAGCACGAAAAATATCCTGTTCACCAGTTTACGGGCTACCTTGACTATGGCCTTCTGGGCATTCATCCGTTTACGGTATCCCTCATAGGCCAATGTCATTGCCGGATCTTTCCTTATGGCTATCCATGCAGCCTCGATTATGTAACAGCGCAACATCGCGTGCTTGCGAACCGTGATGTTGCCGTCGCCCTGACTTTCCCCGCTGGAGTGGCACATGGGAATCAGTCCGATGTAGGAAGCCAGTGCGTCGGCGCTGGAAAACCGGTGGATATCGTCTATCTCGACCGCCAACGACATGGCGGTGGTTATCCCTATTCCCGGAACCGATGCAAGCAGGCGTATCGGCTCCTTGAGTACTTCACTGCGGGATAATGCGCGCAATATCCGCGTTTGTTCGAGAAGCATGCCGCGCAGGCGTACAAACTGCTCTATGTGTATGTTCAGTGCCTGCCGCCCATATTCGGTGGAAAGCGACACTTCGCGCAGCCATGCCAAAAACCGCTTTGACCAGTTCCCCACCGAATGACGTGTAAATTCTTCCGGGATGTCTATCCCGTGAAATCGCAGGAACGACTTTATCCGGTTCTTTTCCCTCGTGGTGTCTTTTACGATCCTGTTTCTCAACCTTATCAAAGAACGCATTTCCAGGGTGGCGACATCCGGCACGTAAATGCCTTTTAATGTTCCCGACCGTAATTCCCTGGCCAGTTTCCCGCAATCAACCGCGTCGGTCTTGCGTAATTTCTCCTTGCTCATGGTCGGCACATCAGCCGGATTGACAACGATGTTGTTGATCCCTAATCCTGTCAGATTCTCGTGTATCCAGAACCCGCAGAATCCCGCTTCGTAAACCGAATGATAATCCGCTCCCGGATAATGGGTTGTCAAAAACTTGTGCAGCGATTCCGGACTCGGATCCTGCCTGAACTTCTTCAGAACAGAATGTTGGGATAACACTGCCACCGACCAACTTTTCAAATGGGCGTCGATTCCTACGTAAATATTTTGCCCTTTGAAATCTAATTTGTTACTTTGTCCTCTGTTCATAAGCTATATTGTTTAAGTTAAGATTGTTATCTCTCAAAAACAAAGTTAACTAAAATGATATAGCTTTTTTACTGGACTACCTATCCGTCTTTTACAATTTCAAACATAGGAACTAATTGGATAAGCCGTTTCGTCACCAATATAGATGGCATCTGTTCTATATTTACGTTCTTGTGAACGAAGCGGGACGTTTTTTATTTCCTCTTCTGCGATAAAACCTGCCCTTGGCTCAATACTTTTATAGAAATCTCTATTTTTTAGTATATGGCCACAAATGGCACACGGTATTCCATCTGTACCTATTGGCATTTTCGAATAATTTATTTCATCACAGATTGAGCATTTTGAAAAATATCCAGTCTCAAAGTCGCTCATTTCGCTTTTGTTTACAATAGGTTTTCTAATGTAACGACTTGTATATAAGCCACCGTCGGCAACCACTTCAGATGACGGTGCATATTCGGCAATGGCAACTGATAAATCGCGACTTAAGTTTAATGATTTGAAACTTTTTGCAGCAATATTCTGAGTTAATTCTACAGAATCAACAGGAAAACCATATTTTGGAAGAATATTACCTCGAACCAGAAAATCAATCAAATCGTTTTTTTGATACCTTTCTAATTTCCGACTAAATATAGTAGCAGTATCTACATCTCTTGCTCGAATTGCCTTTTCGTATTCCCTTTTTAAATACTCGACATTCTGTTCAAACTCCTTCATGATTTTTGAAAATATTCCTTGCTCACCAATAAATTCTTCTAACCATTCATAACTATTGATGTATTTGTTTTTCAGTTGTTTATCTGTGATTGAAATAGAATTTCTTAATAAATCGGATAATTCAACTGGTTCAGATTTAAGCCAATCAAGAAAACCCAGATACCCCTTTTCGTTAATAAATGGTTTCGCATTATTAGCGGAATACAAATCTGGATTGATTTTTAAGTATAAACTTAAAGCCACGGCGTATATGTGACGTTTTAATATTTTCTCATTATCTAAATTGAACTTTGGTGGATAAATCACTCCATTTATCATTTCTATTGGACTATCGAAGAAAGTAAAATCATGAGAACTTAACCTTGCAAATGTCAATGCAAAAGCGGCTGCATCTATTCTTCTACCTGCACGTCCGACTCTTTGTGCATAATTCGATGCGAGAGGTGGAATATTTCGCAAAAATACTGTTTCCAATTCTCCGACATCAACCCCCATTTCAAACGTCGTAGAACAAGAAAGAGCGTTAATCTCTTTTCGAATAAATTGTTGCTGATAATCTAACGCATCCTTTTTTGCAAGTTGAGCAGTATGTTCCTTAACAAATAAAGGCGATACTTTTTCACTTTTATATAACATTGCATAATAATTGTCGTTGCAAAATTCTTCGGAGTTTAATCTTTCCAGTATTCCCTCACAACCAATTTGAATACAATTATTGCCTATATTAAATTGAGTTACTTTACCGCACTTTTTACATTTCCAAAGAACTGCATTATTCCCTAAATTGA of the Petrimonas mucosa genome contains:
- a CDS encoding IS110 family RNA-guided transposase, with amino-acid sequence MNRGQSNKLDFKGQNIYVGIDAHLKSWSVAVLSQHSVLKKFRQDPSPESLHKFLTTHYPGADYHSVYEAGFCGFWIHENLTGLGINNIVVNPADVPTMSKEKLRKTDAVDCGKLARELRSGTLKGIYVPDVATLEMRSLIRLRNRIVKDTTREKNRIKSFLRFHGIDIPEEFTRHSVGNWSKRFLAWLREVSLSTEYGRQALNIHIEQFVRLRGMLLEQTRILRALSRSEVLKEPIRLLASVPGIGITTAMSLAVEIDDIHRFSSADALASYIGLIPMCHSSGESQGDGNITVRKHAMLRCYIIEAAWIAIRKDPAMTLAYEGYRKRMNAQKAIVKVARKLVNRIFFVLKHGQEYVPCVVN
- a CDS encoding DUF1998 domain-containing protein; its protein translation is MESKYEYEFENIKLEVESTANDSLVVKSTDFFYVCPKCGYSIASDEASKLSEYEDYRPGVARIEKNNKSHNNPFGKGKCSNTSLIRYSLHHEFKTDVAKISFECDTSDYSTMLSVMHALLNSFAHEFSIERRDIKACLTYKKTNGKMEHKIIIYDAVPGGAGHSRRLVTEDGEILKAVIKRAINLLDTCKCSPSCYRCLRSYENQKIHEILDREHALKFLKQFV